One Candidatus Omnitrophota bacterium DNA window includes the following coding sequences:
- a CDS encoding DUF697 domain-containing protein, whose protein sequence is MSAAAAKEKEKETVEVPTAEEAFNERLCKARKIVRKNMYWSMGIGVVPMPLVDLLGVAGFQAKALKELSDLYGIPFFSHTIKNILAMLISGSGTVYMGYPLTQIFTQAIGGSALKSIPIVGQVVSIATVPIIAGALTYALGQVFIQHFESGGTFLSFNPKKVRAYFQDQFAEGMKLASEAAGS, encoded by the coding sequence ATGAGTGCAGCCGCCGCCAAAGAAAAAGAGAAGGAAACCGTAGAAGTTCCCACCGCCGAAGAAGCATTTAACGAACGGTTATGCAAAGCTCGTAAAATCGTACGGAAGAATATGTACTGGTCTATGGGCATCGGCGTCGTCCCCATGCCGCTCGTCGACTTGCTCGGCGTGGCCGGTTTCCAAGCGAAAGCGTTGAAGGAACTTTCCGATCTCTATGGGATTCCCTTTTTCAGCCATACTATTAAAAACATTCTCGCCATGCTGATCAGCGGTTCCGGGACGGTCTACATGGGATATCCGCTCACCCAGATATTTACGCAAGCGATTGGAGGAAGCGCCTTGAAGTCGATCCCGATCGTCGGACAGGTCGTTTCCATCGCTACGGTTCCCATCATCGCGGGAGCGCTTACTTACGCCTTAGGCCAAGTATTCATTCAGCACTTTGAATCGGGTGGAACTTTCCTCTCCTTCAATCCCAAGAAAGTACGCGCTTATTTCCAGGATCAATTCGCCGAAGGCATGAAACTCGCTTCCGAAGCGGCCGGCAGCTGA
- a CDS encoding type I polyketide synthase, producing MNKFERNVAADSQRILNALDEAASKLEASEKARSEPIAIIGLGCRFPGGANNLDSFWRLLLDGRDAVTDIPPDRWDVDACFDPVHGIPGKMVARCGAFLEDVSGFDAAFFGVSPREAAAMDPQQRILLETAWEALENAGIVRRCLTGSATGVFIGITNNDYSRLLVRSGDLAYIDAYFGSGNALNAAAGRLSFLLGLQGPSLAVDTACSSSLAAIHLACQSLRLRECDLAISGGVNLVLAPEASIALSQARMLSPDGRCKTFDAAADGYGRGEGCGAAILKRLSDAQADGDEILALIRGSAVNQDGPSGGFTVPNGPAQQALIRRALANAKLKPADIDYIEAHGTGTVLGDPIEVKALVEVFREGRSPQRPLQVGSVKTNIGHLESAAGIAGFIKAVLCLRHGTIPPHLHFRQPNPHIPWDEIPISIPATNIPWPSTPGKRFAGVSSFGASGTNAHVILQDAPPPKTAAPVSDRPLHLLALSAMTDEALRQLAGRYEKHLTLHSDLIFGDVCYSANTGRTPFPHRLCVLAESSMAAKEKLSHFAKQNETSGVISGQVNPAAHPKIAFLFTGQGSQYLGMGRGLYETQSFFRMALEKCDEILRPLLPRPLLDVLFNEDGKNDLDKTAYTQPALFALEYALADLWKSWGITPSAVFGHSVGEYAAACLAGVFNLEEGLRLIAHRACLMQSLPQDGEMAAIKANEDLIKKAIQPFVPEVAIAAINGPESVVVSGKRDVVNRILSSLKEQGINGQRLNVSHAFHSPLMESILPEFKHIASSIIYSKPRLPIISNLTGELADEAIAAPEYWVNHIRHPVRFAAGMEALQRRGCTIFIEIGPNPVLLGMGRQCLPENAGTWLPSLRRGGDDWRRMLESAAELWIRGVDIDWGGFDRDYLRRRVSLPTYPWQHKKYWAVETNRTPSAPNSTTEKAPTLILHLLQNGETESLARQLEEANDFSREEKQCLPKLLHALVQQHQKQLAAASIMDWFYKPTWRPCSRRVSQLLDYLPAPQDLQPVLISQLEQMAAAPELNSYWEGLNRLESLSVDYVIHAFHQLGWRFEVCQVFTVDVLVREWGVVEGYRRLLHRLLEILEEEKILRRVESGWELISALENCDPHKINLEYVKQYLQTETEWTLLDRCGGKLAETMRGECDPLQLLFPEDDSISAARLYQDVPGAQIMNRLVGDAATRSLQNLPPNRMARILEIGAGTGGTTSYILPHLPDGRVEYVFTDISPYFLDRAREKFRAYSYLIYRVLDIERDPQSQGFEANQYDLIVAANVLHAVQDLRQALAYVRNLLAPGGMLILLEGTAPIRFIDLIFGLTDGWRRFADTALRPAHPLISPSQWQEILLSSGFSQVSPIVLSPEKGGLLSRQAVIAAQADKPAMQETKRKKWLIFSDKQGVGAELKRLLQSNRNDGFLVYPGAAFKKTAEGDYSIHPGESSDYRRLFNNATTFAPLDGVVFLWGLDAAKADSLSVENLSAASQLICGGVLLLIQSIIKAGFAKPPSLWLASQGAVSAIDQDDLSGLAQSTLWGMGKIAALEHSELQPVCIDLEPALPQKCARIIYDEITWSDSEDQIAYRSGVRYAARLERVQPDELFLFKQKKFHEDAAYLITGGLGGLGLLTARWMISQGARHIFLIGRSAPSEDAIASIREMERLGADIAVIQADISIYSEAKRAMAQIGAAGRPLCGVVHAAGVLDDGVLLHLDWPRFESVLRPKVQGAWNLHRLTREHPLDFFVLYSSAASLLGSSGQANHAAANAFLDALAPYRRAQGWPGTSVNWGPWDAVGAAARRGVGNRLKIKGVGTLSPQRGEQTLPFLFANSPPQLGVVPVDWAQIAEPAASQPFLADLRPAVLLKEEKKADFWDDFLKTPANKRRPLLITHIRNHIAKVLGWDSKEPLDSRQGFFEMGMDSLTAMELRHRLQTTLRRTLPATAIFNYPTVESLTDYLLDLDRIPAAPVAQREDKAEKKTLNNIDQLSINEIGALIDEELKGIENKRWE from the coding sequence ATGAACAAATTTGAAAGAAACGTCGCCGCCGATTCGCAACGGATTTTGAATGCTCTCGATGAAGCGGCGTCTAAACTTGAGGCGTCCGAAAAAGCCAGGTCGGAGCCAATCGCCATAATTGGTCTAGGTTGCCGATTTCCAGGCGGCGCAAACAATCTCGATTCGTTTTGGCGTCTTTTGTTAGATGGCCGCGACGCCGTAACGGATATCCCTCCCGATCGTTGGGATGTAGATGCTTGTTTCGATCCCGTTCACGGCATCCCAGGAAAAATGGTTGCGCGCTGCGGCGCTTTTTTGGAGGACGTTAGCGGATTTGACGCGGCGTTCTTCGGCGTCTCGCCCCGCGAAGCGGCGGCGATGGATCCCCAGCAGCGAATTCTGCTGGAAACGGCATGGGAAGCGCTGGAAAACGCGGGTATTGTTCGCCGCTGTTTGACAGGCAGCGCGACCGGCGTATTTATAGGAATCACCAATAACGATTACTCTCGCCTGCTCGTCCGATCCGGCGATCTCGCCTACATCGACGCCTATTTCGGTTCCGGAAATGCTTTGAATGCTGCGGCGGGACGTCTTTCGTTTCTTTTAGGGCTGCAGGGTCCCAGTCTGGCGGTGGATACGGCGTGTTCCTCTTCGCTGGCGGCGATTCACCTCGCCTGCCAGAGTTTGCGCCTTCGCGAATGCGACTTGGCGATATCCGGCGGCGTGAATCTGGTGCTGGCGCCGGAAGCGTCCATAGCTCTATCCCAAGCGCGCATGTTGTCGCCCGATGGCCGTTGCAAGACTTTCGACGCCGCCGCCGACGGTTACGGGCGCGGCGAGGGATGCGGCGCGGCGATTTTGAAGCGTCTCTCGGACGCTCAGGCAGATGGGGACGAGATTCTTGCTTTGATTCGCGGGTCGGCGGTCAACCAGGACGGCCCCAGCGGCGGCTTTACCGTCCCAAACGGTCCGGCGCAACAGGCTTTGATACGCCGCGCTTTGGCCAACGCGAAACTCAAGCCTGCGGATATCGATTATATTGAGGCTCACGGAACGGGTACTGTTTTAGGCGATCCCATCGAAGTAAAAGCTCTAGTGGAGGTCTTCCGTGAAGGGCGTTCGCCCCAACGCCCATTGCAGGTTGGTTCCGTAAAGACGAACATCGGCCATCTGGAATCGGCCGCCGGTATCGCGGGATTCATCAAAGCCGTTCTTTGTTTGCGGCATGGGACAATTCCGCCCCATCTTCATTTCCGCCAGCCTAATCCTCATATTCCGTGGGACGAAATACCAATCTCTATTCCCGCAACAAACATACCCTGGCCTTCCACGCCGGGTAAGCGTTTTGCCGGAGTCAGTTCCTTCGGCGCCAGCGGAACCAATGCGCATGTCATTTTGCAAGACGCTCCGCCGCCGAAAACGGCCGCGCCGGTTTCGGATCGCCCATTGCATTTGCTCGCCTTGTCAGCTATGACGGACGAGGCGTTGAGGCAACTCGCTGGACGGTATGAGAAACATTTAACGCTCCACTCCGATCTGATCTTCGGCGATGTATGTTACAGCGCCAATACGGGCCGCACTCCTTTCCCGCATCGATTGTGCGTTCTAGCGGAATCGTCCATGGCGGCAAAAGAGAAATTAAGCCATTTCGCCAAGCAAAACGAAACCAGCGGCGTAATCAGCGGACAAGTAAATCCTGCGGCTCATCCGAAGATCGCTTTTCTCTTCACCGGCCAAGGCTCGCAATACCTTGGCATGGGGCGCGGATTGTATGAAACGCAGTCTTTCTTCCGCATGGCGTTGGAAAAATGCGATGAAATCCTGCGTCCGCTGCTGCCTCGGCCTTTGCTGGATGTTCTTTTTAATGAGGATGGAAAGAATGATTTAGACAAGACGGCCTACACTCAACCCGCTCTCTTCGCTTTGGAATATGCATTAGCCGATTTGTGGAAATCATGGGGCATAACGCCATCCGCCGTTTTTGGGCATAGCGTGGGCGAATACGCCGCCGCTTGTTTGGCGGGCGTCTTTAACCTGGAAGAAGGATTGCGCCTGATCGCGCATCGCGCCTGCCTGATGCAATCCTTGCCCCAAGATGGAGAGATGGCTGCAATTAAGGCTAACGAAGACCTTATTAAAAAAGCAATTCAACCCTTCGTCCCCGAAGTTGCTATAGCCGCCATTAATGGCCCGGAAAGCGTTGTCGTCTCCGGTAAGCGCGATGTAGTGAATCGCATTCTATCTTCACTGAAAGAGCAGGGAATCAATGGCCAACGCTTGAATGTTTCCCATGCCTTCCATTCGCCGCTTATGGAATCCATTCTTCCGGAATTCAAACATATCGCTTCCTCTATTATCTATTCCAAACCCCGCCTTCCTATAATCTCCAACCTGACGGGCGAACTGGCGGATGAAGCCATCGCCGCGCCGGAATATTGGGTAAATCATATCCGGCATCCAGTGAGATTCGCAGCGGGAATGGAAGCGCTCCAACGGCGCGGATGTACAATTTTTATCGAAATAGGACCGAATCCCGTGTTATTGGGAATGGGCCGCCAATGTCTGCCGGAGAACGCAGGAACATGGCTGCCCAGCCTGCGTCGGGGGGGGGACGATTGGCGGCGGATGCTGGAAAGCGCGGCGGAATTGTGGATTCGAGGCGTCGATATCGACTGGGGCGGCTTCGACCGTGATTATCTGCGCCGCCGCGTCTCTTTGCCCACGTATCCCTGGCAGCATAAAAAGTATTGGGCGGTGGAAACAAACCGAACTCCTTCGGCACCAAACTCGACAACGGAAAAGGCGCCGACCCTCATTCTCCATTTATTGCAAAATGGCGAGACGGAATCTTTAGCTCGCCAACTGGAAGAGGCGAACGATTTCTCCCGTGAAGAAAAACAATGCCTGCCGAAACTTTTACATGCCCTCGTTCAACAGCATCAAAAGCAACTGGCGGCGGCTTCGATCATGGATTGGTTTTATAAACCAACATGGCGCCCCTGCTCGCGCCGCGTCAGTCAGCTGCTCGATTATCTTCCCGCTCCACAAGACCTTCAGCCCGTATTGATTTCGCAATTGGAACAAATGGCCGCTGCGCCGGAACTGAATTCGTATTGGGAGGGCTTGAACCGGCTCGAATCCTTAAGTGTGGATTACGTTATTCATGCTTTTCATCAGTTAGGCTGGCGATTCGAAGTATGCCAGGTTTTTACAGTCGATGTATTAGTGCGGGAATGGGGCGTTGTTGAAGGCTATCGCCGCTTGCTGCATCGCCTTTTGGAAATATTGGAGGAAGAAAAAATTCTGCGCCGAGTTGAAAGCGGCTGGGAATTGATTTCCGCTTTGGAAAATTGCGATCCCCACAAGATAAATCTTGAATACGTAAAACAATATCTCCAAACCGAAACGGAATGGACGCTGCTGGACCGCTGCGGCGGAAAATTGGCCGAGACCATGCGCGGCGAATGCGACCCGTTGCAACTCCTATTTCCCGAAGACGATTCGATCTCGGCGGCTCGCTTGTATCAGGATGTTCCCGGAGCGCAAATCATGAACCGCCTTGTGGGAGACGCTGCAACTCGATCTTTGCAAAATTTGCCCCCAAACCGCATGGCGCGGATTTTAGAAATCGGCGCCGGAACCGGGGGAACGACATCCTATATTCTGCCTCATCTTCCCGATGGGCGAGTAGAGTATGTCTTTACGGATATTTCGCCTTATTTTCTCGATCGTGCGCGGGAAAAATTCAGGGCTTATTCTTATCTCATCTATCGCGTATTGGATATCGAACGCGATCCCCAATCGCAAGGATTCGAAGCGAATCAATACGATTTGATCGTCGCCGCCAACGTATTGCATGCCGTACAGGATTTGCGGCAAGCGCTGGCCTATGTACGAAATCTATTGGCGCCGGGCGGGATGTTGATTTTGTTGGAGGGAACCGCGCCTATACGCTTTATCGACTTGATCTTTGGATTGACGGACGGCTGGCGCCGCTTCGCAGATACGGCGCTGCGTCCCGCGCATCCATTGATATCGCCCTCTCAGTGGCAAGAGATTTTGTTGTCGTCCGGTTTTTCCCAAGTCTCTCCCATTGTCCTCTCGCCGGAAAAGGGGGGATTGCTTTCTCGCCAAGCCGTAATCGCCGCTCAGGCAGATAAACCGGCTATGCAGGAAACAAAGCGCAAAAAATGGCTTATCTTTTCGGATAAACAGGGAGTGGGCGCCGAACTAAAACGTCTTCTGCAATCCAATAGAAATGATGGATTCCTCGTTTATCCCGGCGCGGCTTTTAAAAAGACAGCGGAAGGCGATTATTCCATCCATCCCGGCGAATCCTCGGATTATCGGCGTCTTTTCAATAATGCGACCACTTTCGCCCCGCTCGATGGCGTCGTCTTTCTTTGGGGATTGGATGCGGCGAAGGCGGATTCTCTGAGCGTTGAAAATTTGTCCGCCGCTTCGCAATTGATTTGCGGCGGAGTTCTTCTTCTTATCCAATCCATAATAAAGGCGGGTTTCGCTAAGCCGCCTTCCTTATGGCTGGCGTCTCAAGGCGCTGTTTCCGCCATCGATCAAGACGATCTTTCCGGCCTTGCGCAATCCACTTTATGGGGTATGGGCAAAATCGCCGCCTTGGAGCATAGCGAATTGCAGCCAGTCTGTATCGATTTGGAACCCGCTTTGCCGCAAAAGTGCGCACGAATTATATATGATGAAATAACCTGGAGCGATTCTGAAGACCAGATCGCCTATCGCAGCGGCGTTCGATACGCCGCTCGTTTGGAGCGCGTTCAGCCGGATGAATTATTTTTATTTAAACAAAAGAAATTTCATGAAGACGCCGCCTATCTCATCACTGGTGGATTGGGCGGTTTGGGATTATTGACTGCGCGTTGGATGATATCGCAAGGCGCAAGGCATATCTTTTTAATCGGACGCAGCGCTCCTAGCGAAGACGCCATAGCATCCATTCGGGAAATGGAACGGCTGGGCGCGGATATCGCCGTCATCCAAGCGGATATATCGATTTATAGCGAAGCAAAACGAGCGATGGCGCAAATAGGCGCGGCGGGGCGTCCATTGTGCGGCGTAGTTCATGCGGCGGGCGTATTGGACGACGGCGTTTTGCTGCATCTGGATTGGCCGCGCTTCGAAAGCGTGTTGCGCCCCAAAGTGCAAGGCGCCTGGAATCTTCATCGATTGACGCGAGAGCATCCATTGGATTTCTTCGTCCTTTATTCGTCCGCCGCGTCGTTGTTGGGATCGTCCGGCCAGGCCAATCATGCGGCGGCGAACGCTTTTCTGGACGCCTTGGCTCCTTATCGCCGGGCGCAAGGATGGCCCGGAACCAGCGTCAATTGGGGGCCGTGGGACGCTGTCGGAGCGGCGGCGCGGCGCGGAGTAGGGAACCGGCTTAAGATAAAAGGCGTGGGAACCCTATCGCCGCAACGGGGCGAACAAACCTTGCCGTTTCTATTCGCGAATAGCCCGCCTCAGCTGGGAGTCGTCCCCGTCGATTGGGCGCAAATCGCCGAACCGGCGGCATCTCAGCCGTTCTTGGCGGATTTGAGACCGGCCGTGTTATTGAAAGAAGAGAAAAAAGCCGATTTTTGGGACGATTTTCTAAAAACTCCCGCCAACAAGCGCCGTCCGCTGCTTATAACGCATATTAGAAATCACATTGCCAAAGTATTGGGATGGGATTCAAAGGAGCCGTTAGATTCGCGGCAAGGATTTTTTGAAATGGGCATGGATTCGCTGACGGCGATGGAATTGCGCCATCGCCTGCAAACCACCCTGCGCCGCACTCTGCCCGCCACGGCGATTTTCAATTATCCCACGGTAGAATCCTTGACGGATTATTTGTTGGACTTGGATCGAATCCCAGCGGCGCCGGTTGCGCAGAGAGAAGATAAGGCCGAGAAAAAAACATTGAACAATATCGACCAGCTTTCCATCAACGAAATCGGCGCGTTGATCGACGAGGAATTGAAAGGCATCGAGAATAAACGGTGGGAATAA